The genomic stretch TGTCGGGCCTGTCGCCATGTTCCGCCCCTGTCGCATCCGTGGGAAGGCACGCCTTGTTGGAAGTTCTGAATACGCTCGCCGTCATGCCGTTTCCGGACATTGATCCGGTCGCCTTCGCGATCGGACCCGTCGCGGTTCACTGGTATGGCTTGGCCTATGTCGCCGGCATCCTCTGCGGCTGGCTCTATGCCAGGAGGCTGGCTGCGAATGATGCACTGTGGCCGCAGGACCGCTCCCCCCTTACTGCCGCGCATCTGGACGACTTCCTGCTCTGGGTGGCGGTCGGCATCGTTCTCGGCGGCCGCATCGGCTATGTGCTCTTCTACGATCTGGCCGCGGTCTCGCAGGATCCGATGCGGGCGATAGAGATCTGGAACGGCGGCATGTCCTTCCACGGGGGCTTTCTGGGCGCGACGCTGGCGATGATCCTCTTTGCCCGCCGCAACGGCATACCGGTCCTCAGCATGTTCGACACGATTGCCGCAGTCGTTCCCTTCGGCCTGTTTTTCGGGCGCATCGCCAACTTCATCAATGGCGAATTGTGGGGACGGATCAGCGATGTCCCATGGGCGGTGGTCTTCCCCACCGGCGGGCCCTTCTCTCGTCATCCAAGCCAGTTGTACGAGGCGGGCCTTGAAGGCCTCCTCCTTCTGGCCGTCCTCGCGTTTCTCGTTCTGCGCTGGAAGGCGCTGAAATGGCCGGGCTTCGTGGCGGGCGCCTTTGTCTGCGGCTATGGCCTCTCCCGGATTTTCGTGGAATTCTTCCGCGAGCCGGACGCCCAGCTCGGCTATCTTGCGTTCGGCTGGTTGACGATGGGGATGGTGCTGTCGCTGCCAATGGTCGCCCT from Pseudorhizobium banfieldiae encodes the following:
- the lgt gene encoding prolipoprotein diacylglyceryl transferase codes for the protein MPFPDIDPVAFAIGPVAVHWYGLAYVAGILCGWLYARRLAANDALWPQDRSPLTAAHLDDFLLWVAVGIVLGGRIGYVLFYDLAAVSQDPMRAIEIWNGGMSFHGGFLGATLAMILFARRNGIPVLSMFDTIAAVVPFGLFFGRIANFINGELWGRISDVPWAVVFPTGGPFSRHPSQLYEAGLEGLLLLAVLAFLVLRWKALKWPGFVAGAFVCGYGLSRIFVEFFREPDAQLGYLAFGWLTMGMVLSLPMVALGVWLMLRARKSAA